In the genome of Nocardioides seonyuensis, one region contains:
- a CDS encoding L-threonylcarbamoyladenylate synthase, which yields MTPVQRLPTSTDDERDAAVEAAAGAVRRGELVVIPTDTVYGIAADAFSHEAVGALLAAKGRGREMPPPVLVSSATTLQALAVALPDWVQPLVQEFWPGPLTLICLQQPSLTWDLGDTQGTVAVRMPDDQLALAVLERTGPLAVSSANLTGRPAATDADAAVEMLGDVVSVVVDAGTSGGGEASTIVDTTGAQGRIVRRGALSLEALNAVLQPHGVTLTDEG from the coding sequence ATGACCCCCGTGCAAAGGCTGCCCACCTCGACCGATGACGAACGCGACGCTGCCGTGGAGGCGGCCGCCGGCGCTGTGCGCCGCGGTGAGCTGGTCGTCATACCGACCGACACCGTCTACGGCATCGCCGCCGACGCCTTCTCGCACGAGGCGGTCGGAGCCCTGCTCGCGGCGAAGGGTCGGGGTCGTGAGATGCCGCCTCCTGTCCTGGTCTCGAGCGCGACGACCCTCCAGGCGCTGGCCGTCGCCCTGCCTGACTGGGTCCAGCCACTGGTTCAGGAGTTCTGGCCGGGTCCGCTCACCCTGATCTGCCTCCAGCAGCCCTCACTGACCTGGGACCTCGGGGACACCCAGGGAACCGTCGCCGTGCGCATGCCGGACGACCAGCTCGCCCTGGCCGTCCTCGAGCGCACCGGCCCGCTCGCGGTGAGCTCGGCCAACCTCACCGGCCGGCCCGCCGCCACGGACGCCGATGCGGCGGTGGAGATGCTCGGGGACGTCGTCAGCGTCGTGGTCGACGCGGGCACCTCCGGTGGGGGAGAGGCCTCGACCATCGTGGACACCACGGGCGCGCAGGGCCGGATCGTACGCCGGGGAGCCCTGTCCCTCGAGGCTCTCAACGCGGTGCTGCAGCCCCACGGCGTCACGCTGACGGACGAAGGCTAG
- a CDS encoding MraY family glycosyltransferase, which translates to MREYLLVFLVALVVTYLLTVIAREIALRTGAVAKVRDRDVHATPIPYGGGLAMLGGLVAGYLVARELPFLSRSQDFVFQDSGTVVLCGGLVCALGLLDDIFDLDALTKFGGQLLVAGLLVQQGVRLYYLPGPDGTQFALDNAQAALLTLLVVIGTINAVNFVDGLDGLASGVVGIGALALFLFTYILSDQNDLTLATTGALLSAALAGACAGFLPHNFHPARLFMGDSGSMLIGLVLSASALTLTGQFDGNAIQSGGNSFFVTVLPVMLPVSLLMVPLLDLVLAVVRRTRAGRSPFSPDKQHLHHRLLEIGHSQRRAVFIMWMWAGLLATGAVLVSLYSGQQVWMGLAAMFVVVVALTFVLPILHRPPKTGLGDPRLD; encoded by the coding sequence ATGCGGGAGTACCTCCTCGTCTTCCTCGTGGCCCTCGTGGTCACCTACCTCCTCACGGTCATCGCCCGCGAGATCGCGTTGCGCACCGGTGCGGTCGCGAAGGTGCGTGACCGTGACGTGCACGCCACGCCGATCCCCTACGGCGGCGGGCTGGCGATGCTGGGTGGTCTCGTGGCCGGCTACCTCGTGGCCCGCGAGCTGCCGTTCCTCTCGCGAAGTCAGGACTTCGTCTTCCAGGACTCCGGCACGGTGGTCCTCTGTGGCGGGCTCGTCTGCGCCCTGGGCCTGCTCGATGACATCTTCGACCTCGACGCCCTGACGAAGTTCGGTGGCCAGCTGTTGGTCGCTGGACTTCTCGTGCAGCAGGGCGTGCGCCTCTACTACCTCCCGGGACCCGACGGCACGCAGTTCGCCCTGGACAACGCGCAGGCGGCCCTGCTGACCCTGCTGGTCGTCATCGGCACCATCAACGCGGTCAACTTCGTGGACGGACTGGACGGGCTGGCTTCCGGCGTGGTGGGAATCGGTGCCCTGGCACTCTTCCTGTTCACCTACATCCTCTCGGACCAGAACGACCTGACCCTGGCCACCACCGGTGCCCTGCTCAGCGCTGCCCTCGCGGGCGCATGCGCCGGCTTCCTGCCCCACAACTTCCACCCGGCCCGACTCTTCATGGGCGACTCGGGGTCGATGCTCATCGGCCTGGTCCTCTCCGCCAGCGCGTTGACCCTGACCGGCCAGTTCGACGGCAACGCGATCCAGAGCGGCGGCAACAGCTTCTTCGTGACGGTGCTCCCGGTGATGCTGCCGGTCTCCTTGCTGATGGTGCCGCTGCTCGACCTCGTGCTCGCCGTCGTACGACGCACCCGTGCTGGCCGCTCGCCGTTCAGCCCGGACAAGCAGCACCTCCACCACCGCCTCCTCGAGATCGGCCACTCCCAACGACGGGCGGTCTTCATCATGTGGATGTGGGCGGGCCTGCTCGCCACCGGAGCGGTGCTCGTGAGCCTCTACAGCGGGCAGCAGGTGTGGATGGGCCTGGCTGCGATGTTCGTCGTGGTGGTCGCTCTCACCTTCGTGCTGCCGATCCTGCACCGGCCGCCGAAGACCGGTCTGGGCGACCCACGACTCGACTGA
- a CDS encoding AtpZ/AtpI family protein has translation MTSSTASVRNAMPDHSSPSVEPTGDPWHAFGFIVSGVLVYGLAGWAADRWFGTSWLVVVGILFGAGMGIYMTWARFNKPYSQVFDKLSEDEKNDTGELR, from the coding sequence ATGACCTCCTCGACTGCTAGTGTGCGCAACGCGATGCCCGACCACAGCAGCCCCTCGGTCGAGCCCACCGGCGATCCGTGGCACGCGTTCGGATTCATCGTGTCCGGCGTGCTGGTCTACGGACTGGCAGGGTGGGCTGCTGACCGCTGGTTCGGGACATCGTGGCTGGTGGTCGTCGGGATCCTGTTCGGCGCCGGCATGGGCATCTACATGACGTGGGCGAGATTCAACAAGCCCTACTCCCAGGTCTTCGACAAGTTGAGCGAAGACGAGAAGAACGACACAGGAGAACTCAGGTGA
- the atpB gene encoding F0F1 ATP synthase subunit A, with product MNDVATAAIRAEGFTPPGPGDFNLPPIGPDRTFEFLGQTMYLGVTKPMIQLVLSAVLIFAFFHYAAKKQAMVPGKLQYVGEQGYNFVRNSLGRDILGSHDFMRFVPYLFALFFFILLNNLFASIPFLQFPTFSRSGMVYGLALLSWIIYNAVGIKKHGFGGYLKLQSVPAGVGGPILALLIPLEFLSNIIVRPVTLALRLFANMLAGHLLLILFALGGEYLLLHGATLVKPVGILAWLLFIAISFLEILIQFLQAYVFVLLNAMYIQSALADEH from the coding sequence GTGAACGACGTCGCGACTGCCGCGATCCGCGCGGAGGGCTTCACGCCTCCGGGCCCGGGCGACTTCAACCTGCCCCCCATCGGCCCGGACAGGACGTTCGAGTTCCTGGGGCAGACGATGTATCTCGGCGTCACCAAGCCGATGATCCAGCTGGTCCTGTCGGCCGTCCTGATCTTCGCGTTCTTCCACTACGCCGCCAAGAAGCAGGCGATGGTGCCCGGCAAGCTCCAGTACGTCGGTGAGCAGGGCTACAACTTCGTGCGCAACTCGCTGGGTCGCGACATCCTCGGCAGCCACGACTTCATGCGCTTCGTCCCCTACCTCTTCGCGCTGTTCTTCTTCATCCTGCTCAACAACCTCTTCGCCTCGATCCCGTTCCTCCAGTTCCCGACGTTCTCCCGTTCGGGCATGGTCTACGGTCTCGCGCTGCTGAGCTGGATCATCTACAACGCGGTCGGCATCAAGAAGCACGGCTTCGGCGGCTACCTCAAGCTCCAGTCCGTCCCGGCCGGTGTCGGCGGGCCGATCCTGGCGCTGCTGATCCCGCTGGAGTTCCTCTCCAACATCATCGTCCGGCCGGTCACGCTGGCCCTTCGTCTGTTCGCCAACATGCTGGCGGGCCACCTCCTGCTCATCCTGTTCGCCCTGGGCGGCGAGTACCTCCTCCTCCACGGCGCCACGTTGGTCAAGCCCGTCGGCATCCTGGCGTGGCTGCTCTTCATCGCCATCTCGTTCCTGGAGATCCTGATCCAGTTCCTGCAGGCCTACGTGTTCGTGCTGCTCAACGCGATGTACATCCAGAGCGCTCTCGCAGACGAGCACTGA
- the atpE gene encoding ATP synthase F0 subunit C, producing MIGYGLAAIGPGIGIGLIFAAYISGVARQPEAQGRLQSIAILGFALAEALAIIGIALAFVLN from the coding sequence ATGATCGGCTACGGCCTGGCGGCCATCGGCCCCGGTATCGGTATCGGCCTGATCTTCGCGGCCTACATCTCCGGTGTCGCTCGCCAGCCCGAGGCGCAGGGTCGCCTGCAGTCGATCGCCATCCTGGGCTTCGCCCTCGCGGAGGCGCTCGCCATCATCGGCATCGCGCTCGCGTTCGTCCTCAACTGA
- a CDS encoding F0F1 ATP synthase subunit B: MQTQIILAAGEGELNPLVPHPIEIVLSLVVFGILFFAVKKYVVPSFEKTYAERTQAIEGGLAAAETKQAEADAKLAELEKQLGDARHEAARIREEAREQGAQIVAEMREQAQAESSRIVEHGKAQIEAERQQAVTSLRAEVGALATGLAGRIVGESLDDEARQSRVVDRFLAELESDGSTTSGSGVN; the protein is encoded by the coding sequence ATGCAGACACAGATCATCCTCGCGGCGGGCGAGGGGGAGCTCAATCCGCTGGTTCCCCACCCCATCGAGATCGTCCTGTCGCTCGTCGTCTTCGGGATCCTCTTCTTCGCAGTGAAGAAGTACGTCGTCCCGAGCTTCGAGAAGACGTATGCCGAGCGCACCCAGGCGATCGAAGGCGGTCTTGCCGCGGCCGAGACCAAGCAGGCCGAGGCCGACGCCAAGCTCGCCGAGCTCGAGAAGCAGCTCGGTGACGCACGGCACGAGGCCGCGCGGATCCGCGAGGAGGCCCGCGAGCAGGGCGCCCAGATCGTCGCGGAGATGCGTGAGCAGGCCCAGGCCGAGTCCTCGCGCATCGTCGAGCACGGCAAGGCGCAGATCGAGGCCGAGCGCCAGCAGGCGGTCACCTCCCTGCGTGCCGAGGTCGGGGCGCTCGCCACCGGCCTGGCCGGTCGCATCGTCGGGGAGAGCCTGGACGACGAGGCTCGCCAGAGCCGCGTAGTCGACCGCTTCCTCGCCGAGCTGGAGTCCGACGGCTCGACGACCAGCGGGAGCGGGGTCAACTGA
- a CDS encoding F0F1 ATP synthase subunit delta, which translates to MARTMRGASADALADLTSILVGKLGGGADASRIGDDLFTVSSLLRSEAALRRVVTDVSVDAPAKKNLVTGLLAGKVDEVSLDLVGEAVSRRWTVSRDLADALETLSEVAVVRSAGTESGRLADELFAFGQAVNDNPGLRDALSDPSRSVEDKSALVRGLLEGKALPATITLATQSLAGTYRTVAAALATYQQVAAEVHGERVATVRVAHPLAEADRQRLADALSRQYGRPIQLNVVIDPEVIGGLRVEIGDDVIDGTVETRLADARRKLAG; encoded by the coding sequence ATGGCCCGCACCATGCGTGGAGCCTCCGCGGACGCCCTGGCTGACCTGACCAGCATCCTGGTCGGCAAGCTCGGGGGCGGCGCAGACGCGAGCCGCATCGGTGACGACCTGTTCACGGTGTCGTCGCTGCTGCGGTCCGAGGCGGCGCTCCGCCGGGTGGTGACCGACGTGTCCGTGGACGCGCCGGCGAAGAAGAACCTCGTGACCGGGCTCCTCGCGGGCAAGGTCGACGAGGTCTCCCTCGACCTCGTCGGTGAGGCGGTGAGCCGTCGCTGGACGGTCTCTCGCGATCTCGCCGACGCGTTGGAGACCCTCAGCGAGGTCGCCGTCGTACGCTCGGCAGGCACCGAGTCGGGACGCCTGGCCGACGAGCTGTTCGCGTTCGGTCAGGCGGTCAACGACAATCCCGGGCTGCGCGACGCGCTCTCCGACCCCTCCCGGTCGGTCGAGGACAAGTCCGCCCTGGTGCGGGGACTCCTCGAGGGCAAGGCGCTGCCGGCGACGATCACCTTGGCCACGCAGTCCCTGGCCGGCACCTACCGCACGGTCGCCGCTGCGCTCGCGACCTACCAGCAGGTGGCGGCCGAGGTGCACGGCGAGCGCGTGGCCACCGTGCGCGTCGCACACCCCCTGGCCGAGGCCGACCGCCAGCGCCTGGCCGACGCCCTGTCGCGCCAGTACGGCCGGCCGATCCAGCTCAACGTGGTGATCGACCCTGAGGTCATCGGCGGCCTCCGGGTGGAGATCGGTGACGACGTCATCGATGGCACAGTGGAGACCCGACTCGCCGACGCCCGCCGCAAGCTGGCCGGGTGA
- the atpA gene encoding F0F1 ATP synthase subunit alpha: MTELSIRPDEIRDALQRFVSDYKPESASKEEVGTVAEAADGIARVSGLPSVMANELLEFEDGTLGIALNLDTREVGVVVLGDFDKIEEGQTVRRTGEILSVPVGDGYLGRVVDPLGTAIDGLGEITPLEGRRALELQAPGVMVRKSVHEPLATGIKAIDALTPIGRGQRQLIIGDRSTGKTTIAIDTIINQKANWESGDPDKQVRCIYVAIGQKGSTIAAVRGALEEAGALEYTTIVASPASDSAGFKYLAPYTGSAIGQHWMYDGKHVLIVFDDLTKQAEAYRAVSLLLRRPPGREAYPGDVFYLHSRLLERCAKLSDEMGKGSMTGLPIIETKANDVSAFIPTNVISITDGQIFLQSDLFAANQRPAIDVGVSVSRVGGSAMTKAMKAVTGSLKVDLAQFRAMEAFAMFASDLDAASRQQLDRGQRLMALLKQPQYSPYPVEEMTVSLWTGTSGRLDRVPTDDVLRFENEFLDYLRRSHEGILAGIRESLKFEDSTEAELAKAYDSFLDQFETSDGQSIKAGKEEHVALEDEDVEQEQIVKQKRG, encoded by the coding sequence ATGACGGAGCTTTCGATTCGTCCGGACGAGATCCGGGACGCGCTGCAGCGTTTCGTGTCCGACTACAAGCCCGAGTCGGCCAGCAAGGAAGAGGTCGGCACGGTCGCGGAGGCTGCTGACGGCATCGCCCGCGTGAGCGGCCTGCCCTCGGTCATGGCCAACGAGCTGCTCGAGTTCGAGGACGGGACGCTCGGTATCGCGCTCAACCTCGACACCCGTGAGGTCGGCGTCGTGGTGCTCGGTGACTTCGACAAGATCGAGGAGGGCCAGACCGTCCGTCGTACGGGCGAGATCCTCTCGGTCCCCGTCGGTGACGGCTACCTCGGTCGCGTGGTCGACCCGCTGGGCACCGCGATCGACGGCCTGGGCGAGATCACGCCCCTCGAGGGTCGCCGCGCGCTGGAGCTCCAGGCCCCCGGCGTGATGGTGCGCAAGTCGGTGCACGAGCCTCTGGCCACGGGCATCAAGGCGATCGACGCCCTGACCCCGATCGGCCGCGGCCAGCGCCAGCTGATCATCGGTGACCGCTCGACCGGCAAGACCACGATCGCGATCGACACGATCATCAACCAGAAGGCCAACTGGGAGTCCGGCGACCCCGACAAGCAGGTTCGCTGCATCTATGTCGCCATCGGTCAGAAGGGCTCGACCATCGCCGCCGTGCGCGGGGCGCTGGAAGAGGCCGGCGCCCTGGAGTACACCACGATCGTGGCCTCTCCCGCGTCCGACTCGGCCGGCTTCAAGTACCTCGCCCCCTACACCGGCTCGGCCATCGGCCAGCACTGGATGTACGACGGCAAGCACGTCCTCATCGTCTTCGACGACCTGACCAAGCAGGCCGAGGCCTACCGCGCCGTGTCGCTGCTGCTGCGTCGTCCGCCGGGCCGTGAGGCCTACCCCGGCGACGTGTTCTACCTGCACAGCCGGTTGCTCGAGCGTTGCGCGAAGCTCTCCGACGAGATGGGCAAGGGCTCGATGACGGGTCTGCCGATCATCGAGACCAAGGCGAACGACGTCTCGGCGTTCATCCCGACCAACGTCATCTCGATCACCGACGGTCAGATCTTCCTGCAGTCCGACCTGTTCGCGGCCAACCAGCGCCCCGCCATCGACGTGGGTGTCTCGGTCTCGCGAGTCGGCGGCTCGGCGATGACCAAGGCGATGAAGGCGGTCACCGGCTCGCTGAAGGTCGACCTGGCGCAGTTCCGCGCCATGGAGGCGTTCGCGATGTTCGCCTCCGACCTGGACGCGGCCTCGCGTCAGCAGCTCGACCGGGGTCAGCGCCTGATGGCGCTGCTCAAGCAGCCCCAGTACTCCCCCTACCCGGTGGAGGAGATGACCGTCTCCCTCTGGACCGGGACCTCCGGTCGTCTCGACCGCGTCCCGACCGACGACGTGCTGCGGTTCGAGAACGAGTTCCTCGACTACCTCCGTCGCAGCCACGAGGGCATCCTCGCCGGCATCCGCGAGTCGCTGAAGTTCGAGGACTCCACCGAGGCCGAGCTCGCCAAGGCCTACGACTCCTTCCTCGACCAGTTCGAGACCTCTGACGGCCAGAGCATCAAGGCCGGCAAGGAGGAGCACGTCGCTCTCGAGGACGAGGACGTCGAGCAGGAGCAGATCGTCAAGCAGAAGCGGGGCTGA